From a region of the Actinomadura luzonensis genome:
- a CDS encoding AAA family ATPase codes for MLVWINGPFGGGKTQTAYELNRRLPGSVVCDPEHVGFGLHRMTPPALRTDFQRLPAWRQGVREVLDLALTRHDGVVIAPMTLVEPAYYDEILTRLRQAGHEVRHFALLAGRETVLRRLRGRSLSRSLKREAFAVARLEECLERLRRPEFAEQVDTDGLTVPQVAERIADAAGLRLTPGADGRLRGWLRRTGVSLRHIRLD; via the coding sequence ATGCTGGTGTGGATCAACGGCCCCTTCGGCGGCGGCAAGACGCAGACGGCGTACGAGCTCAACAGGCGGCTGCCCGGCAGCGTCGTCTGCGACCCCGAGCACGTGGGCTTCGGCCTGCACCGGATGACGCCGCCCGCGCTGCGCACCGACTTCCAGCGCCTGCCCGCCTGGCGCCAGGGCGTCCGCGAGGTGCTCGACCTCGCGCTGACCCGGCACGACGGCGTGGTCATCGCGCCGATGACGCTGGTCGAGCCCGCCTACTACGACGAGATCCTGACCCGCCTGCGCCAGGCCGGCCACGAGGTGCGGCACTTCGCGCTGCTCGCCGGCCGGGAGACGGTGCTGAGGCGGCTGCGCGGCCGCAGCCTGAGCCGGTCGCTGAAGCGGGAGGCGTTCGCGGTGGCGCGGCTGGAGGAGTGCCTGGAGCGGCTGCGCCGTCCCGAGTTCGCCGAGCAGGTCGACACCGACGGGCTGACGGTGCCGCAGGTCGCCGAGCGGATCGCCGACGCCGCCGGGCTGCGGCTGACGCCCGGCGCGGACGGCCGGCTGCGCGGCTGGCTGCGGCGGACCGGGGTCAGCCTGCGGCACATCAGGCTCGACTGA
- a CDS encoding cytochrome P450, which translates to MSTFAESITLDQLNEDPYPIYARLRKEEPVAFLPAIDQWMVTRWDDVVAVVSRPQSFTTHFPQSLVAQVCGPGNMLGTEGDAHAELRACVDVDYSTETVHRFFADDVRRLSEKYAETIAGRGEAELKRDYLGPIAVLSEAKVLGLDQVDPEIFLRWSRGLNTGITNFEHDPAKQRLGEDTAAEINRALTPTVERYTKNPNQSTLSNLIHAGRPPGNPRTLEEVLPTLRLVMSAIEEPSVAACYALLGLFGRPEQYAAVKADLSLLPAAVHEALRWISPVGALMRSAPHQVTLAGVTIPEGAPVAAIVASANRDETVFDDPDRFDLYRTPHPHVSLGYARHRCLAIDFVPEIVRISLEVLLERLPGLRPDPDRPPAYHGWRYRHPDSLHVRW; encoded by the coding sequence ATGAGCACTTTCGCCGAGAGCATCACGCTCGACCAGCTCAACGAGGATCCGTACCCGATCTACGCCCGGCTGCGCAAGGAGGAGCCGGTCGCCTTCCTGCCCGCGATCGACCAGTGGATGGTGACCCGCTGGGACGACGTCGTGGCCGTGGTCAGCCGCCCGCAGTCGTTCACCACTCACTTCCCGCAGTCCCTGGTGGCCCAGGTGTGCGGGCCGGGCAACATGCTCGGCACCGAGGGCGACGCCCACGCCGAGCTGCGCGCCTGCGTGGACGTGGACTACTCGACCGAGACCGTGCACCGCTTCTTCGCCGACGACGTCCGCCGGCTGTCGGAGAAGTACGCCGAGACCATCGCCGGCCGCGGCGAGGCCGAGCTGAAGCGCGACTACCTCGGCCCCATCGCCGTCCTGTCCGAGGCCAAGGTGCTCGGGCTGGACCAGGTGGACCCGGAGATCTTCCTGCGCTGGTCACGCGGCCTCAACACCGGCATCACCAACTTCGAGCACGACCCCGCCAAGCAGCGGCTCGGCGAGGACACCGCCGCCGAGATCAACCGCGCCCTGACCCCCACCGTCGAGCGCTACACCAAGAACCCCAACCAGTCCACGCTGTCCAACCTCATCCACGCCGGCCGGCCCCCCGGGAACCCGCGCACGCTGGAGGAGGTGCTGCCGACGCTGCGGCTGGTCATGAGCGCCATCGAGGAGCCGTCGGTCGCGGCCTGCTACGCGCTGCTCGGCCTGTTCGGTCGTCCCGAGCAGTACGCGGCGGTCAAGGCGGACCTGTCGCTGCTGCCGGCCGCCGTGCACGAGGCGCTGCGGTGGATCTCGCCCGTGGGCGCGCTCATGCGCTCGGCGCCCCACCAGGTCACGCTGGCCGGCGTGACGATCCCGGAGGGCGCGCCGGTCGCCGCCATCGTCGCCTCCGCCAACCGGGACGAGACCGTGTTCGACGACCCTGACCGCTTCGACCTGTACCGGACGCCGCACCCGCACGTCTCGCTCGGCTACGCCCGGCACCGGTGCCTGGCCATCGACTTCGTGCCGGAGATCGTCCGCATCAGCCTGGAGGTGCTGCTGGAGCGCCTGCCCGGCCTGCGCCCCGACCCCGACCGGCCGCCCGCCTACCACGGCTGGCGTTACCGGCACCCCGACAGCCTCCACGTCCGCTGGTGA
- a CDS encoding ABC transporter permease yields the protein MIWLTWRQFRGSAALTAAVLGVLAAVLVLTGPRLAAGYSAGLAACTREGACDRFFDAFFDTYQLPFLAVTLLVLLLPALVGLFWGAPLITRELEAGTHLLVWNQSVTRGRWLAVKLGLTGLAAVAAAGVCGLAVTWWSGPLDRSAPAGFAVMDPLIFSARGIAPMGYAAFAFVLGVSVGMLVRRTLPAMALTLAVFTALQLAVPLLVRPHLMTPVTATSQLGQGNVDHLGIRGDGGGPPEVRLESAVPGQAGAWVLASRLLDPSGRVMPGGGEDGHGLIPVSTTSGPCAPQSAAGGGACLAEINRLGYRQQAEYHPLGRFWPFQWLETGLYALLTLGLTGFCFWWIRRRLS from the coding sequence ATGATCTGGCTGACCTGGCGGCAGTTCCGCGGCTCGGCCGCGCTGACCGCCGCCGTGCTCGGCGTCCTCGCCGCCGTGCTCGTCCTGACCGGGCCCCGCCTGGCCGCCGGCTACTCGGCCGGGCTGGCCGCCTGCACCCGCGAGGGCGCCTGCGACCGCTTCTTCGACGCCTTCTTCGACACCTACCAGCTTCCCTTCCTGGCCGTCACCCTCCTCGTGCTGCTGCTGCCCGCGCTGGTCGGGCTCTTCTGGGGGGCGCCACTGATCACCCGCGAGCTGGAGGCGGGCACCCACCTGCTGGTGTGGAACCAGAGCGTCACCCGGGGCCGCTGGCTGGCGGTCAAGCTGGGGCTCACCGGCCTGGCGGCCGTCGCCGCCGCCGGAGTGTGCGGCCTCGCGGTGACCTGGTGGTCCGGCCCGCTGGACAGGTCCGCGCCGGCCGGCTTCGCGGTGATGGACCCGCTCATCTTCAGCGCGCGCGGCATCGCCCCCATGGGGTACGCGGCCTTCGCCTTCGTCCTGGGCGTGAGCGTCGGCATGCTGGTACGCCGCACGCTGCCCGCCATGGCGCTGACCCTGGCCGTCTTCACCGCGTTGCAGCTCGCCGTGCCGCTGCTGGTGCGGCCGCACCTGATGACCCCGGTCACCGCGACGTCCCAGCTCGGCCAGGGCAACGTGGACCACCTCGGCATCCGCGGGGACGGCGGCGGCCCTCCCGAGGTGCGGCTGGAGTCGGCCGTGCCCGGCCAGGCGGGCGCCTGGGTCCTGGCCAGCCGCCTGCTCGACCCGTCCGGGCGCGTGATGCCGGGCGGCGGCGAGGACGGCCACGGCCTCATCCCGGTGTCCACCACCTCGGGGCCCTGCGCGCCGCAGAGCGCGGCCGGCGGCGGCGCCTGCCTGGCCGAGATCAACCGGCTCGGCTACCGGCAGCAGGCCGAATACCACCCGCTCGGCCGCTTCTGGCCGTTCCAGTGGCTGGAGACCGGCCTCTACGCCCTGCTCACGCTCGGCCTGACCGGGTTCTGCTTCTGGTGGATCCGGCGGCGCCTGTCATGA
- a CDS encoding TetR/AcrR family transcriptional regulator, whose product MPTGVALRDVRRQLFEAAGRVLFRDGASGLTSRAVTEEAGVAKGVLHRHFDDFDDFLAELVSERIAALDGPAADLRAGAGTGAVADRLTAALIHLFDPVTVSIVGLVVFRDELRARLRRAHPAPGIPLLTQAASVLSAYLRDERAMGRLAADADVDALALALIGAAHLLFADREAGPPAPGTLAGVVDAVIADVVQRRLL is encoded by the coding sequence ATGCCGACGGGAGTGGCCCTGCGCGACGTGCGCCGGCAGTTGTTCGAGGCCGCCGGCCGGGTGCTGTTCCGCGACGGGGCGAGCGGCCTGACCAGCCGCGCCGTCACCGAGGAGGCGGGCGTCGCCAAGGGCGTGCTGCACCGGCACTTCGACGACTTCGACGACTTCCTCGCCGAGCTGGTGAGCGAGCGCATCGCCGCGCTCGACGGCCCCGCCGCGGACCTGCGCGCCGGGGCGGGCACCGGCGCCGTCGCCGACCGCCTCACCGCGGCGCTCATCCACCTGTTCGACCCGGTCACCGTGTCGATCGTCGGCCTCGTCGTCTTCCGCGACGAGCTGCGCGCCCGCCTGCGCCGGGCCCACCCCGCCCCCGGCATCCCGCTGCTGACCCAGGCGGCCAGCGTGCTCAGCGCCTACCTGCGCGACGAGCGCGCGATGGGGCGCCTCGCCGCCGACGCCGACGTGGACGCGCTCGCGCTCGCCCTCATCGGCGCCGCCCACCTGCTGTTCGCCGACCGCGAGGCCGGCCCGCCGGCCCCCGGGACGCTGGCCGGGGTGGTCGACGCGGTCATCGCCGACGTGGTGCAGCGCCGTCTCCTGTGA
- a CDS encoding alpha/beta hydrolase family protein, with protein MRQLAAVAAVLLAVSACAAPAPPRSEAAPSPTPAGPAVLPAPTGDRPVGTTVLYLKDTSRPDPWNLDAAARELKVTLWYPAGRRDGERAPYMTAKESELLLKGARIASAPYDTLSRTRTNAVEDAEPAGRKLPLVLLSPGFTKPVSTLTSLAEDLASHGYVVAGLDHPYESYATTLPGGRVAACLACDSDSDPGFGAGLVRGRAADVSFVLDRLPSAWDGSRVVDFSRVAMAGQSIGGASALAALAHDRRVRAGIDLDGTTYARFPKGGLSRPVLFVGSPEHVPGGRDASWERDWKLLTGWRRWIVLKGAEHQSFTDAPLLAGALGIKPVPGTLPAARAAELTRAYVAAFLDRHLKGLERPLLDGPSPREPEVTFHQGSL; from the coding sequence ATGAGACAGCTCGCGGCCGTCGCCGCGGTCCTGCTCGCCGTGTCCGCCTGCGCGGCGCCCGCGCCGCCCCGCTCCGAGGCCGCGCCGTCACCCACGCCGGCCGGGCCCGCGGTGCTGCCCGCGCCCACCGGGGACCGGCCCGTCGGCACGACGGTGCTGTACCTGAAGGACACCTCCCGGCCCGACCCCTGGAACCTGGACGCCGCCGCGCGGGAGCTCAAGGTCACCCTGTGGTACCCGGCCGGGCGGCGCGACGGCGAGCGCGCCCCGTACATGACGGCCAAGGAGTCGGAGCTGCTGCTGAAGGGCGCGCGGATCGCGAGCGCGCCCTACGACACCCTGAGCAGGACCCGCACGAACGCCGTCGAGGACGCCGAGCCGGCGGGCCGGAAGCTGCCGCTGGTGCTGCTCTCCCCCGGCTTCACCAAGCCGGTCAGCACCCTCACCTCCCTCGCCGAGGACCTGGCCAGCCACGGGTACGTGGTGGCCGGCCTCGACCACCCCTACGAGAGCTACGCCACCACCCTGCCCGGCGGCCGCGTCGCCGCGTGCCTGGCCTGCGACAGCGACAGCGACCCCGGCTTCGGCGCCGGCCTCGTGCGGGGCCGGGCGGCGGACGTGTCGTTCGTGCTGGACCGGCTGCCGTCCGCGTGGGACGGCAGCCGGGTGGTCGACTTCTCCAGGGTCGCGATGGCGGGCCAGTCGATCGGCGGGGCGAGCGCCCTGGCGGCGCTGGCGCACGACCGCCGCGTCCGGGCCGGGATCGACCTCGACGGCACCACCTACGCCCGCTTCCCCAAGGGCGGTCTGTCCCGGCCGGTCCTGTTCGTGGGGTCGCCTGAGCACGTCCCCGGGGGCCGGGACGCCTCGTGGGAGCGCGACTGGAAGCTGCTCACCGGGTGGAGACGCTGGATCGTGCTGAAGGGCGCCGAGCACCAGTCCTTCACCGACGCGCCGCTGCTGGCCGGCGCCCTCGGCATCAAGCCGGTCCCGGGCACGCTGCCGGCGGCGCGCGCGGCCGAGCTGACCCGCGCGTACGTGGCCGCCTTCCTCGACCGGCACCTGAAGGGGCTCGAGCGGCCCCTCCTGGACGGCCCGTCGCCGCGCGAGCCGGAGGTGACCTTCCACCAGGGGTCCCTGTGA
- a CDS encoding GntR family transcriptional regulator encodes MIEFHLEAKSGLSPYQQLVQQVRHALRLGLLREGDQLPTVKEVVAQLAINPNTVLKAYRELEHEGLVAARPGVGTFVTATLTGASLAAHGPLRLELRRWLAKARRAGLDDESIEALFTTTFRSTAQEDIA; translated from the coding sequence GTGATCGAGTTCCACCTCGAGGCGAAGTCCGGCCTCTCGCCGTACCAGCAGCTCGTCCAGCAGGTACGCCACGCGCTGCGCCTCGGCCTGCTGCGCGAGGGCGACCAGCTCCCGACGGTCAAGGAGGTCGTGGCGCAGCTCGCGATCAACCCCAACACCGTCCTCAAGGCCTACCGGGAGCTCGAACACGAGGGCCTGGTCGCCGCCCGCCCAGGCGTGGGCACGTTCGTGACGGCGACGCTCACCGGCGCCTCGCTGGCCGCGCACGGCCCCCTGCGGCTCGAACTGCGGCGCTGGCTGGCCAAGGCCCGCCGGGCCGGCCTCGACGACGAGAGCATCGAGGCCCTGTTCACGACCACCTTCCGCAGCACTGCTCAGGAGGACATAGCGTGA
- a CDS encoding class I SAM-dependent methyltransferase translates to MPTLPRDDSRPSPEAPHQARQIAESFGVDAARYDRARPAYPDALIRRIADAARDLADVGCGTGIEARQFLAAGCTVLGIEPDARMAEFARGTGVEVEVATFEDWDPAGRTFDAVVAGQSWHWVDPVAGAAKAAQVLRPGGLLAVFAHVYDPPAPIAEALNAALRRVAPDSPFAAGSPPPAQEIYRRMFDTFADGIRDSGAFGEPEQWRFDTERHYTREEWLDLLPTTGSLTRLPAGDLAEVLGSVGAAIDAAGGAFTTTWTTTAVVAHRG, encoded by the coding sequence ATGCCCACTCTACCTCGGGACGACTCCCGTCCCTCCCCGGAAGCCCCCCATCAGGCCAGGCAGATCGCCGAGTCGTTCGGCGTCGACGCCGCCCGCTACGACCGGGCCCGGCCCGCCTACCCCGACGCGCTGATCCGGCGGATCGCCGACGCCGCGCGCGACCTCGCCGACGTCGGCTGCGGCACCGGCATCGAGGCCCGCCAGTTCCTCGCGGCCGGCTGCACGGTGCTGGGGATCGAGCCGGACGCGCGCATGGCCGAGTTCGCCCGCGGCACCGGCGTCGAGGTGGAGGTCGCCACGTTCGAGGACTGGGACCCCGCCGGCCGCACCTTCGACGCGGTCGTCGCCGGGCAGTCGTGGCACTGGGTTGACCCGGTCGCCGGCGCGGCCAAGGCCGCCCAGGTGCTGCGCCCCGGCGGCCTGCTGGCGGTGTTCGCGCACGTCTACGACCCGCCCGCGCCGATCGCCGAGGCGCTGAACGCCGCGCTGCGGCGCGTGGCGCCCGACTCGCCCTTCGCCGCCGGCTCGCCGCCGCCGGCCCAGGAGATCTACCGGCGGATGTTCGACACGTTCGCCGACGGCATCCGCGACTCGGGCGCGTTCGGCGAGCCGGAGCAGTGGCGCTTCGACACCGAGCGGCACTACACCCGCGAGGAATGGCTCGACCTGCTGCCCACGACGGGCAGCCTCACCCGGCTCCCGGCCGGGGATCTGGCCGAGGTGCTGGGCTCCGTCGGGGCCGCCATCGACGCGGCCGGGGGCGCCTTCACCACGACCTGGACGACCACGGCGGTGGTCGCCCACCGCGGGTGA
- a CDS encoding esterase/lipase family protein, translating to MINEQQLTSALSAVSPILLSSSASAGGRTEATAAVPPADPWSDCWPLPGGTAWVYYGQGNQGLTRPVLLADGFGAGASDIDELYDGLERHAFPLVSALRRRGRDVVVIGYDDRGASILDNAHTATAAIHRAAAERLGGARLLAGGFSMGGLVTRYALARMEQQRVDHQVGVYFSWDSPHRGAYVPISLQAFAHYLRAYDARFSDQFNSPAARELLSWHLSDWTGVPGVDPLRTRFLQALESVGGWPRLPRLLAVADGTGDGSGNGVEAGEAALLGTGDLIAGTELRTQPIAPDTLVAKLRVLTPDVAEVQAPGVPPVDGAPGGTLPGFAILADALNAIAEATGLGLDVDNPDPAHCFVPSISAVSVRDLTEADLHLDIDALDPDESDFDDFLCAGTNHGHTEITEEAATWLLDRLPD from the coding sequence GTGATCAACGAACAGCAGCTCACGAGCGCCCTGAGCGCCGTGTCACCGATCCTCCTGTCCTCCAGCGCCAGCGCCGGCGGCAGGACCGAGGCCACCGCCGCCGTCCCGCCCGCCGACCCGTGGAGCGACTGCTGGCCGCTGCCCGGCGGCACCGCCTGGGTGTACTACGGCCAGGGCAACCAGGGCCTGACCCGGCCGGTGCTCCTGGCCGACGGCTTCGGGGCCGGCGCCAGCGACATCGACGAGCTGTACGACGGGCTGGAGCGGCACGCGTTCCCGCTGGTCAGCGCGCTGCGCCGGCGCGGCCGCGACGTCGTCGTCATCGGCTACGACGACCGCGGCGCCTCCATCCTCGACAACGCCCACACCGCCACCGCCGCGATCCACCGCGCGGCGGCCGAGCGGCTGGGCGGCGCGCGCCTGCTGGCCGGCGGGTTCAGCATGGGCGGCCTGGTCACCCGTTACGCCCTCGCCCGGATGGAGCAGCAGCGCGTCGACCACCAGGTCGGCGTGTACTTCTCCTGGGACAGCCCGCACCGCGGCGCCTACGTGCCGATCTCGCTGCAGGCGTTCGCGCACTACCTGCGGGCCTACGACGCCCGGTTCTCCGACCAGTTCAACAGCCCGGCCGCCCGCGAGCTGCTGTCCTGGCACCTGTCCGACTGGACCGGCGTGCCCGGCGTGGACCCGCTGCGCACCCGGTTCCTGCAGGCGCTGGAGTCCGTCGGCGGCTGGCCGCGCCTGCCGCGGCTGCTCGCCGTTGCCGACGGGACCGGCGACGGCTCGGGCAACGGCGTCGAGGCCGGCGAGGCCGCGCTGCTCGGCACCGGCGACCTCATCGCCGGCACCGAGCTGCGCACCCAGCCCATCGCGCCCGACACCCTCGTCGCCAAGCTCCGCGTCCTGACCCCCGACGTCGCCGAGGTGCAGGCGCCGGGCGTGCCGCCCGTGGACGGCGCCCCCGGCGGCACCCTGCCGGGCTTCGCGATCCTCGCCGACGCGCTCAACGCCATCGCCGAGGCGACCGGGCTCGGCCTGGACGTCGACAACCCTGATCCCGCGCACTGCTTCGTGCCGTCGATCAGTGCCGTCTCGGTACGCGACCTCACCGAGGCCGACCTGCACCTCGACATCGACGCGCTCGACCCGGACGAGAGCGACTTCGACGACTTCCTGTGCGCCGGCACCAACCACGGCCACACCGAGATCACCGAAGAGGCCGCCACCTGGCTCCTCGACCGCCTGCCCGACTGA
- a CDS encoding S41 family peptidase, with amino-acid sequence MSALRAAAAGLALLLAAACTAPSPPRGQASTADDTVCAPPQSPPGPVRPTTIDVVEQAYFCILGNYYAGRTLDARALLTAGFAALTRELNRRGRDVPDAVMPALTGDRKADWAAFETVWRRTAGQVPDLRDQLAASTLEAVVAALGDDHASWGRGTERPPGYYDGDGYGLGLQANVNGAQVDGNPDAAVPPLFVTAVQGGAARAAGLRPGDVIEAVNGSAPFIDGEPTRAIAALYPRYPEARPVRLRLLRQSTGRRWDVTLEPGLYPRDLASLQVVTSKLLDRSVAYVRMTGFAPDSADRVLKAIARRRAAATLTGVVLDLRGNGGGSPTEAIRLLSAFAHGKVTAYQCAADGTCQDSRTDDTVPLVGLPLAVLTDRSCASACEHFSSAVKDLRLGRLVGTRTAGVVSGPAQPYLLADNTVLSFPARHHLGPGREVIDGIGVPPDRYVPTTPRDAAAGRDPVLAEALASLHE; translated from the coding sequence ATGAGCGCGCTCAGGGCCGCCGCCGCCGGGCTCGCCCTGCTCCTCGCGGCGGCCTGCACCGCCCCGTCGCCGCCGCGCGGCCAGGCGAGCACCGCCGACGACACGGTCTGCGCGCCGCCGCAGAGCCCGCCGGGACCGGTGCGGCCCACCACGATCGACGTCGTCGAGCAGGCGTACTTCTGCATCCTCGGCAACTACTACGCGGGCCGCACCCTGGACGCCCGCGCGTTGCTGACCGCCGGGTTCGCCGCGCTCACCCGCGAGCTGAACCGGCGCGGGCGGGACGTGCCCGACGCGGTCATGCCCGCGCTGACCGGCGACAGGAAGGCCGACTGGGCCGCCTTCGAGACCGTCTGGCGCAGGACCGCCGGCCAGGTGCCCGACCTGCGCGACCAGCTCGCCGCGAGCACCCTGGAGGCGGTCGTGGCGGCGCTCGGCGACGATCACGCCTCGTGGGGGCGCGGCACGGAGCGGCCTCCCGGCTACTACGACGGCGACGGCTACGGCCTGGGCCTCCAGGCGAACGTCAACGGCGCCCAGGTGGACGGCAACCCGGACGCCGCCGTGCCGCCGCTGTTCGTCACGGCCGTGCAGGGCGGCGCGGCCCGGGCGGCCGGGCTGCGCCCCGGCGACGTCATCGAGGCGGTCAACGGCTCCGCCCCGTTCATCGACGGCGAGCCCACCCGGGCGATCGCCGCGCTCTACCCGCGTTACCCGGAGGCGCGCCCGGTCCGGCTGCGGCTGCTGCGGCAGAGCACCGGCCGCCGCTGGGACGTCACGCTCGAACCCGGCCTCTACCCGCGCGACCTCGCCTCGTTGCAGGTCGTGACGTCGAAGCTGCTGGACCGGAGCGTCGCCTACGTCCGGATGACCGGCTTCGCCCCCGACTCGGCGGACCGGGTGCTGAAGGCGATCGCCCGGCGGCGCGCCGCCGCGACCCTCACCGGCGTCGTGCTGGACCTGCGCGGCAACGGCGGCGGCAGCCCCACGGAGGCGATCCGGCTGCTGAGCGCGTTCGCGCACGGCAAGGTCACCGCCTACCAGTGCGCCGCGGACGGCACCTGCCAGGACTCGCGCACCGACGACACCGTGCCGCTGGTCGGCCTGCCGCTGGCGGTGCTCACCGACCGGAGCTGCGCCTCGGCGTGCGAGCACTTCAGCTCGGCGGTCAAGGACCTGCGCCTCGGCCGGCTGGTCGGCACCAGGACGGCCGGCGTCGTGTCGGGGCCGGCGCAGCCGTACCTGCTGGCCGACAACACGGTCCTGAGCTTCCCCGCCCGCCACCACCTCGGGCCCGGCCGCGAGGTGATCGACGGCATCGGCGTGCCGCCCGACCGCTACGTGCCCACCACGCCGCGCGACGCCGCGGCCGGGCGCGACCCCGTCCTGGCCGAGGCCCTGGCCTCGCTGCACGAGTGA
- a CDS encoding carboxymuconolactone decarboxylase family protein, whose translation MTTDQNRRKHGENVLDRLDGTARAHVTAALDDVSPDLADQVISWAFGEIYDRPALPPRDRQLVILGILTTLGSCEPQLKMHLRIALNTGLTPEQITEALLQAAVYCGMPRALVATSIAKQVFAERGLLPAPAASG comes from the coding sequence ATGACGACCGATCAGAACCGCCGCAAACACGGCGAGAACGTCCTGGACCGCCTGGACGGCACCGCCCGCGCCCACGTCACCGCCGCCCTCGACGACGTCTCCCCCGACCTGGCCGACCAGGTGATCTCCTGGGCGTTCGGCGAGATCTACGACCGGCCCGCGCTGCCGCCGCGCGACCGGCAGCTCGTCATCCTGGGCATCCTCACCACGCTGGGGAGCTGCGAGCCGCAGCTCAAGATGCACCTGCGGATCGCGCTCAACACGGGGCTGACCCCGGAGCAGATCACCGAGGCGCTGCTGCAGGCGGCCGTCTACTGCGGGATGCCGCGGGCGCTGGTCGCCACCTCGATCGCCAAGCAGGTCTTCGCCGAACGCGGCCTGCTGCCCGCCCCCGCCGCGAGCGGGTGA
- a CDS encoding ABC transporter ATP-binding protein: protein MTSVLRAQALGKRYGRRWALRECTVDIPAGHVVGLVGPNGAGKTTLLKLAAGQLEPSAGEITVLGGRPAAGPAQLARVGFVAQDTPVYAGLTVADHLRLGARLNRRWDDALARERAERLGLDPSHKAGRLSGGQRAQLALTLGLAKRPELLLLDEPVASLDPLARREFLQGLMEATAEHQLSVVLSSHLVSDLERVCDFLIVLVGSRVQVAGEVEELLATHHRLTGPRRDPGRLPAGQQVVSARHTERQSTFIVRTGEPVLDPAWNVSRLGLEDLVLAYLDRDVAGERRVLLEVPR from the coding sequence GTGACCTCGGTCCTGCGCGCCCAGGCACTGGGCAAGAGATACGGCAGACGCTGGGCGCTTCGCGAGTGCACCGTCGACATCCCGGCCGGCCACGTCGTCGGCCTGGTCGGCCCCAACGGCGCCGGCAAGACGACGCTGCTGAAGCTGGCCGCGGGCCAGCTCGAACCGAGCGCGGGCGAGATCACCGTGCTCGGCGGCCGGCCCGCGGCCGGGCCCGCGCAGCTGGCGAGGGTCGGCTTCGTCGCCCAGGACACCCCCGTCTACGCGGGGCTGACCGTCGCCGACCACCTGCGGCTGGGCGCCCGGCTGAACCGCCGCTGGGACGACGCCCTGGCCCGCGAGCGCGCCGAACGGCTCGGCCTCGACCCCTCGCACAAGGCGGGCCGGCTGTCCGGCGGGCAGCGCGCCCAGCTCGCCCTCACCCTCGGCCTGGCCAAGCGGCCCGAGCTGCTGCTGCTGGACGAGCCGGTGGCCTCGCTCGACCCCCTGGCCCGCCGCGAGTTCCTGCAAGGGCTGATGGAGGCCACGGCCGAGCACCAGCTCAGCGTCGTGCTCTCCTCCCATCTGGTGTCCGACCTGGAACGGGTCTGCGACTTCCTGATCGTGCTCGTCGGCTCCCGCGTCCAGGTCGCCGGGGAGGTGGAGGAGTTGCTGGCCACCCACCACCGGCTCACCGGCCCGCGCCGCGACCCCGGCCGGCTGCCCGCCGGCCAGCAGGTGGTCTCCGCGCGGCACACCGAACGGCAGAGCACGTTCATCGTGCGCACCGGCGAGCCCGTCCTCGACCCCGCCTGGAACGTCAGCCGGCTCGGCCTGGAGGACCTGGTCCTCGCCTACCTGGACCGCGACGTCGCCGGCGAGCGGCGCGTCCTGCTGGAGGTGCCGCGATGA